In Panthera tigris isolate Pti1 chromosome C1, P.tigris_Pti1_mat1.1, whole genome shotgun sequence, the following proteins share a genomic window:
- the LOC102969953 gene encoding arylacetamide deacetylase-like 3 isoform X1 encodes MAVLLLPLLMAACAFLGVGLWVICSHFLTADIPAAIGHPVKLRVLDCLFLLLLRWGMIFEKLRICSMPRFVRFMHDLRPLKEDPDVVVTDLHYGTIPVKLYQPKAFSCIPRPGIVFYHGGGAVLGSLKTHHVICCHLSKKSGSVVLSVGYRRLPQHKFPVAVRDCIAATIHFLKSLNVYGVDPDRVVVCGDSVGGGVATIVCQKLLDCPDLPKIRAQILVYAILQAVDFQSPSYQQNRNIPLLNWNFAFYCWSCYLDINPSWKSTIMKGAHLPAEVWEKYSKWLGAENIPERFKKKSYRPMPREPLNEAAYLETNLALDLMNSPLIAEDEVMSQLPEACIVSCEYDLLRDHSLLFKKRLEDLGVPVTWHHMEDGFHGVLSTFDMGYLQFPCSTRILNAMVHFLNKL; translated from the exons ATGGCAGTCCTGCTCCTGCCCCTTCTCATGGCAGCCTGTGCGTTCTTGGGGGTTGGTCTGTGGGTAATCTGCAGCCATTTCCTTACTGCGGACATCCCTGCAGCCATCGGCCACCCGGTGAAACTGCGGGTCCTGGATTGCCTTTTCCTGCTGTTGTTGAGATGG GGGATGATTTTTGAGAAACTGAGAATCTGTTCTATGCCCCGATTTGTCCGTTTCATGCATGATCTGAGGCCACTGAAGGAGGATCCGGATGTCGTGGTCACAGACCTCCACTACGGGACAATCCCTGTGAAGCTGTACCAGCCCAAAGCGTTTTCCTGCATCCCCAGGCCTGGCATCGTGTTCTACCACGGCGGCGGGGCGGTCCTGGGGAGCCTGA aaaccCATCATGTCATATGCTGTCATCTGTCCAAGAAGAGTGGCTCAGTGGTCCTATCAGTTGG ATACCGCCGCCTGCCCCAGCATAAATTCCCGGTGGCGGTACGAGACTGTATTGCAGCCACCATCCACTTCTTGAAGTCCCTGAATGTGTATGGGGTGGATCCAGATCGGGTCGTggtctgtggtgacagtgtgggAGGGGGAGTGGCCACGATAGTTTGTCAAAAACTTTTGGACTGTCCAGATCTCCCCAAGATCCGTGCTCAGATCCTGGTCTACGCCATCCTCCAAGCTGTGGATTTTCAATCCCCTTCCTATCAGCAGAACAGGAATATCCCACTGCTCAATTGGAATTTTGCCTTCTACTGTTGGAGTTGTTACCTGGACATCAACCCGTCCTGGAAAAGCACCATCATGAAAGGTGCCCATTTGCCTGCTGAAGTCTGGGAAAAGTACAGCAAGTGGTTGGGTGCAGAAAACATCCCGGAGAGGTTTAAGAAGAAAAGCTACCGGCCGATGCCCCGTGAGCCCCTAAACGAGGCTGCCTACCTGGAGACGAACCTCGCTCTGGATTTGATGAACTCACCCCTGATCGCAGAAGATGAAGTCATGTCTCAGCTCCCCGAGGCTTGCATTGTGAGCTGTGAGTATGACCTTCTCCGGGACCATTCACTGTTGTTCAAGAAGCGGTTGGAGGACTTGGGAGTCCCGGTGACATGGCACCACATGGAGGATGGTTTCCACGGAGTGCTTAGCACCTTTGATATGGGCTACTTGCAATTCCCCTGCTCCACGAGGATTCTAAATGCCATGGTCCATTTTCTAAATAAGTTGTGA
- the LOC102969953 gene encoding arylacetamide deacetylase-like 3 isoform X2: protein MFPKGANNMPQSRQGMIFEKLRICSMPRFVRFMHDLRPLKEDPDVVVTDLHYGTIPVKLYQPKAFSCIPRPGIVFYHGGGAVLGSLKTHHVICCHLSKKSGSVVLSVGYRRLPQHKFPVAVRDCIAATIHFLKSLNVYGVDPDRVVVCGDSVGGGVATIVCQKLLDCPDLPKIRAQILVYAILQAVDFQSPSYQQNRNIPLLNWNFAFYCWSCYLDINPSWKSTIMKGAHLPAEVWEKYSKWLGAENIPERFKKKSYRPMPREPLNEAAYLETNLALDLMNSPLIAEDEVMSQLPEACIVSCEYDLLRDHSLLFKKRLEDLGVPVTWHHMEDGFHGVLSTFDMGYLQFPCSTRILNAMVHFLNKL, encoded by the exons GGGATGATTTTTGAGAAACTGAGAATCTGTTCTATGCCCCGATTTGTCCGTTTCATGCATGATCTGAGGCCACTGAAGGAGGATCCGGATGTCGTGGTCACAGACCTCCACTACGGGACAATCCCTGTGAAGCTGTACCAGCCCAAAGCGTTTTCCTGCATCCCCAGGCCTGGCATCGTGTTCTACCACGGCGGCGGGGCGGTCCTGGGGAGCCTGA aaaccCATCATGTCATATGCTGTCATCTGTCCAAGAAGAGTGGCTCAGTGGTCCTATCAGTTGG ATACCGCCGCCTGCCCCAGCATAAATTCCCGGTGGCGGTACGAGACTGTATTGCAGCCACCATCCACTTCTTGAAGTCCCTGAATGTGTATGGGGTGGATCCAGATCGGGTCGTggtctgtggtgacagtgtgggAGGGGGAGTGGCCACGATAGTTTGTCAAAAACTTTTGGACTGTCCAGATCTCCCCAAGATCCGTGCTCAGATCCTGGTCTACGCCATCCTCCAAGCTGTGGATTTTCAATCCCCTTCCTATCAGCAGAACAGGAATATCCCACTGCTCAATTGGAATTTTGCCTTCTACTGTTGGAGTTGTTACCTGGACATCAACCCGTCCTGGAAAAGCACCATCATGAAAGGTGCCCATTTGCCTGCTGAAGTCTGGGAAAAGTACAGCAAGTGGTTGGGTGCAGAAAACATCCCGGAGAGGTTTAAGAAGAAAAGCTACCGGCCGATGCCCCGTGAGCCCCTAAACGAGGCTGCCTACCTGGAGACGAACCTCGCTCTGGATTTGATGAACTCACCCCTGATCGCAGAAGATGAAGTCATGTCTCAGCTCCCCGAGGCTTGCATTGTGAGCTGTGAGTATGACCTTCTCCGGGACCATTCACTGTTGTTCAAGAAGCGGTTGGAGGACTTGGGAGTCCCGGTGACATGGCACCACATGGAGGATGGTTTCCACGGAGTGCTTAGCACCTTTGATATGGGCTACTTGCAATTCCCCTGCTCCACGAGGATTCTAAATGCCATGGTCCATTTTCTAAATAAGTTGTGA
- the LOC102969953 gene encoding arylacetamide deacetylase-like 3 isoform X3, producing the protein MIFEKLRICSMPRFVRFMHDLRPLKEDPDVVVTDLHYGTIPVKLYQPKAFSCIPRPGIVFYHGGGAVLGSLKTHHVICCHLSKKSGSVVLSVGYRRLPQHKFPVAVRDCIAATIHFLKSLNVYGVDPDRVVVCGDSVGGGVATIVCQKLLDCPDLPKIRAQILVYAILQAVDFQSPSYQQNRNIPLLNWNFAFYCWSCYLDINPSWKSTIMKGAHLPAEVWEKYSKWLGAENIPERFKKKSYRPMPREPLNEAAYLETNLALDLMNSPLIAEDEVMSQLPEACIVSCEYDLLRDHSLLFKKRLEDLGVPVTWHHMEDGFHGVLSTFDMGYLQFPCSTRILNAMVHFLNKL; encoded by the exons ATGATTTTTGAGAAACTGAGAATCTGTTCTATGCCCCGATTTGTCCGTTTCATGCATGATCTGAGGCCACTGAAGGAGGATCCGGATGTCGTGGTCACAGACCTCCACTACGGGACAATCCCTGTGAAGCTGTACCAGCCCAAAGCGTTTTCCTGCATCCCCAGGCCTGGCATCGTGTTCTACCACGGCGGCGGGGCGGTCCTGGGGAGCCTGA aaaccCATCATGTCATATGCTGTCATCTGTCCAAGAAGAGTGGCTCAGTGGTCCTATCAGTTGG ATACCGCCGCCTGCCCCAGCATAAATTCCCGGTGGCGGTACGAGACTGTATTGCAGCCACCATCCACTTCTTGAAGTCCCTGAATGTGTATGGGGTGGATCCAGATCGGGTCGTggtctgtggtgacagtgtgggAGGGGGAGTGGCCACGATAGTTTGTCAAAAACTTTTGGACTGTCCAGATCTCCCCAAGATCCGTGCTCAGATCCTGGTCTACGCCATCCTCCAAGCTGTGGATTTTCAATCCCCTTCCTATCAGCAGAACAGGAATATCCCACTGCTCAATTGGAATTTTGCCTTCTACTGTTGGAGTTGTTACCTGGACATCAACCCGTCCTGGAAAAGCACCATCATGAAAGGTGCCCATTTGCCTGCTGAAGTCTGGGAAAAGTACAGCAAGTGGTTGGGTGCAGAAAACATCCCGGAGAGGTTTAAGAAGAAAAGCTACCGGCCGATGCCCCGTGAGCCCCTAAACGAGGCTGCCTACCTGGAGACGAACCTCGCTCTGGATTTGATGAACTCACCCCTGATCGCAGAAGATGAAGTCATGTCTCAGCTCCCCGAGGCTTGCATTGTGAGCTGTGAGTATGACCTTCTCCGGGACCATTCACTGTTGTTCAAGAAGCGGTTGGAGGACTTGGGAGTCCCGGTGACATGGCACCACATGGAGGATGGTTTCCACGGAGTGCTTAGCACCTTTGATATGGGCTACTTGCAATTCCCCTGCTCCACGAGGATTCTAAATGCCATGGTCCATTTTCTAAATAAGTTGTGA